Genomic segment of bacterium:
CTAATTAATTTGCATTTCTTAATATTTTATTTGGGGGTCTTAAACATATTAAGAAATGTAAATGCGGATTTGTTAGTTACTGAGATGAACTTGGGGAAAACTTATTTTTTTTTATGTATTGTGAGGCAACTTTAAAAGTTCACCATCTTTAAACAAGTAACAAACTTACTAAAGATAAGGAACGCTCAAAAAGTGCAAGTAATTAGTAATCGATTTAAAAATAACAGTCCAAATCTATATAGAATCGGGATGACAAAAAAACCGATTGAACCTGAAAATATTATTAAAGCTCATGAGTTTAATTTTAATAAAAATTCAATTTCGTTTTACGGATATACCGTTGAACCTTCTCGTCGACTGAATAAATCAAATTACGCAATAGCTGAGTATATAAACGAAATTAATAAGGCGCGGACTTTATATGGAGATCAGGCAATGATTGAGCTTGCAATGGGCAATCCTGATATAATTCCGCCTCAAGGTGCAACGGATGCACTGAGAAAATCATCCCATGACCTATGGAGTCACAGATATAATTATCCAAAAGGAGAAGGCTCTTTCAGGGAAGGTGTTGCTTCGTGGTTAAAGAAACGATTTGACCTTGAAATAAATCCGAATACAGAAGTGATGCTTACTTCCGGCAATTCAAACGGCATTTCTACTATTCTTTCGGCTTATACCGAAAGAGGGGATAAGATTTTAGTACCTAACCCGGGTTATGCCTTGTATGATGATCTTGTAGCCAGACACGATCTTAAAAAAGTATCAATGAATTTAGACCCTAAAAATGGTTATCTCCCTGATTTTGATAAAATCAAGAAAGCAGATATTAAGGGTGTAAAGTGTATGATTATTAATTATCCGCATAATCCTACTGGAAGTTTTGCTTCTCTTGAATTTTATGAAAAAGCCGTAAAATTTGCCAAAGATAATAATATATTTATAATTCATGATTTTGATAATAGCGAAATCACTCATCATGGAGATAAACCGATTGGTATACTTCAGGCAGAAGGAGCAAAAGACGTAGCTTTCGAGGTGCATACTTTGAGCAAAGCTCATAATATGCCCGGTTTGAGAGTTGGTTTTGTTGTCAGCAACAAAGAATTTATTGATAATACCTATAAAGCAAAATTGCTTTCAAATAACAGCGTTTATACGGCTATTCAAGCCGCTGCAACCGCTGCTTTGGAAGATAAAGAAGGCTATATTGAAAAAGTTAATCAGGAACACAGAAACAGGAAAAATATAGCAATAGAACGGCTTAAAAAACTTGGCAGCGATGCACAACCCACGAAAGGAACTTATTATTTATGGGTAAAAGTGCCGGGAGGCTTTTCGTCAGATGAATTTTACAAATATGTTCTGCATAAAGCTCATGTTGCGATTACTCCGGGAACTGTTTTTGGTGAAAAAGGCGAAGGGTTTGTAAGGTTTGTTATGTCAGCAAATACCGAGGATATTAACAAAGCTTTTGATAATATTGAAAAAGCCGGAATCAGGTTTGATAAAAAGAAAAAAGATTTGCCAAAAGAAGAGCAGGAAGAAATTCAAAAAATTGCAAAAGGAGATATAAATATAATTCCAAAAGCGGTAAGAGATCTTGAAAATTATAAAGAAATACTATTTGAAAAACATGAAACGCTTAAAGAGAGATTGAACGGCAAGTCTGCTAATTTGCAAAGATTTTTGCCTGATAAAAATAGTATTGAAAGTCTTCCTGTTAATATACTTAAACCATTGCAAAAAGTGTATTTGCACGATTCAAGCTCTGTTAAGCCTTGTTTAGGTGAAATTAGGGAAATATCTCCATACAGCAATCCAAGCTATTATGAAAATATAAAAGATTGCATTAAAAATACATGGATTCCGTATGCTAAAAAACATAACCCGAATGCAGAAATATTAGAGGCATACAAAAATGGAAAATTTTATGAGGATGCAACTTATGTAACTGTATGGGCTAATGGAGAACTTCAAGCTATAGGTAACGTTGAGGCTCAAAACGATGGCTGTTTATGGGGCAGGGGTCTAAATACAGCTCCCTGGAATCAAGGAGAGACACCTAAAATTAAAGGCGCAGGCACGGCTATCTTAATGAGGCGGTTAGCCCTTTGCCTTGAAACAGGGAATTCTGCGTTTAAAATAGCGACAAAGAATAAACAGCTTATAGACTATTATCAGAGATTGGGTATGCAAAAAAATGAGATTAAAAGTTTTTCCGGCGTAGATTATCAGGTTTTAAGCATTGATAAAGAAGGAATGAAAAAAGCCTTGAAAACATATCAGAAATACCTGAGTTATTAACAGGATTTATTGTACGATTTGCGAAATTTTGTAATTAAAGTTATTGCATAACAAACTTGTATAAATATTAAGATTTTTTTTAAAAGCACTATCTTTTTCAAAAATTATATATTAATATAGTTATATAAAGATATACTTATATAGCTATAAACAAGGTGAAGTGAAGATGAAAAGCAAGTGCGAAGAAATGGCAGAAATATTTAAAGCATTATCACATCCGATAAGGCTGAAAATTGTATGCGGACTTATTCAGAAAAAAGAGTGCAATGTAACAAAGATGGTTACTCATTTAAATATGCCTCAGCCTAATGTATCCCAGCATATAAATATATTGAAAAATGCTGACATCATTGAAGGATACCGAAATGGTAACGAAATTTGCTACAAAGTAGTGAATGAGGATGTA
This window contains:
- a CDS encoding aminotransferase class I/II-fold pyridoxal phosphate-dependent enzyme, producing the protein MQVISNRFKNNSPNLYRIGMTKKPIEPENIIKAHEFNFNKNSISFYGYTVEPSRRLNKSNYAIAEYINEINKARTLYGDQAMIELAMGNPDIIPPQGATDALRKSSHDLWSHRYNYPKGEGSFREGVASWLKKRFDLEINPNTEVMLTSGNSNGISTILSAYTERGDKILVPNPGYALYDDLVARHDLKKVSMNLDPKNGYLPDFDKIKKADIKGVKCMIINYPHNPTGSFASLEFYEKAVKFAKDNNIFIIHDFDNSEITHHGDKPIGILQAEGAKDVAFEVHTLSKAHNMPGLRVGFVVSNKEFIDNTYKAKLLSNNSVYTAIQAAATAALEDKEGYIEKVNQEHRNRKNIAIERLKKLGSDAQPTKGTYYLWVKVPGGFSSDEFYKYVLHKAHVAITPGTVFGEKGEGFVRFVMSANTEDINKAFDNIEKAGIRFDKKKKDLPKEEQEEIQKIAKGDINIIPKAVRDLENYKEILFEKHETLKERLNGKSANLQRFLPDKNSIESLPVNILKPLQKVYLHDSSSVKPCLGEIREISPYSNPSYYENIKDCIKNTWIPYAKKHNPNAEILEAYKNGKFYEDATYVTVWANGELQAIGNVEAQNDGCLWGRGLNTAPWNQGETPKIKGAGTAILMRRLALCLETGNSAFKIATKNKQLIDYYQRLGMQKNEIKSFSGVDYQVLSIDKEGMKKALKTYQKYLSY
- a CDS encoding metalloregulator ArsR/SmtB family transcription factor produces the protein MKSKCEEMAEIFKALSHPIRLKIVCGLIQKKECNVTKMVTHLNMPQPNVSQHINILKNADIIEGYRNGNEICYKVVNEDVEKMIQALELETAEIKE